AAGGTGATTTTTGAGAAGCAGTGGTTCTTCCTGGATAACGCCGTGGATCAGCTGTACAGCAGCACGTTTGAGATCCTTGCTGGAGGGATCCTGCAGCCTCTGAAGCCCAAAGACACAGAGAGCTCCACCGGTGTGTCACCTGC
This Plectropomus leopardus isolate mb unplaced genomic scaffold, YSFRI_Pleo_2.0 unplaced_scaffold10005, whole genome shotgun sequence DNA region includes the following protein-coding sequences:
- the LOC121963131 gene encoding tRNA (adenine(58)-N(1))-methyltransferase non-catalytic subunit TRM6-like, giving the protein MADNVDDDSLYRIKEGDYVVLKRGDIFKAVQIQSTKKVIFEKQWFFLDNAVDQLYSSTFEILAGGILQPLKPKDTESSTGVSPAVK